From Spirosoma aerolatum, one genomic window encodes:
- a CDS encoding ABC transporter substrate-binding protein encodes MKLRLFSNPALPYRLIVALLALGVLWQCRSRSSATADTSTGATQPDAFAHKTSVRHARNFSVSYHGNYKLVRLSCSAENRNMVTTQYVVLVQRGTPKPTLPDSLADAQLIEIPVRTAAANDDGDVMRIATLGFTNALIAMGGGGIYDTTLRKRWEQKKIASIGYSFHSAPAPELILTLKPDVLFLYTYDHERLKAYEKLRQLGTGAVPVFAWQESSFLGKAEWIKLTALFFNAEQKADSLFTTIEQRCQELTKTYGQQRPQTTVFSYYPRKSPGIAHRNDFIASYFPAAGGLNLLADEGPHNPVEMTHEQVYALAKDADVWIVGDTSDVSWPPTTYLNGFKAYRTGRVYTYQGRVRPEHDAYDWYETADVRPDLVLADLAAIFYPKALPDHRLFFFKKVLLTKGAKTTN; translated from the coding sequence ATGAAACTACGCTTGTTCTCCAATCCAGCCCTCCCGTACCGGCTTATCGTAGCGTTACTGGCGCTGGGTGTCCTGTGGCAATGTCGGTCGCGCTCTTCAGCGACTGCCGACACCAGTACCGGTGCAACGCAGCCCGATGCTTTTGCCCACAAAACGAGTGTCCGCCACGCCAGGAACTTCTCGGTTTCGTATCATGGCAATTACAAACTGGTCCGGCTATCCTGCTCGGCCGAAAACCGCAACATGGTCACCACGCAGTACGTCGTGCTGGTGCAGCGGGGTACGCCCAAACCCACGCTGCCCGACAGCTTAGCCGATGCTCAGCTCATTGAGATACCTGTACGAACAGCCGCAGCCAATGACGACGGCGACGTGATGCGGATCGCTACGCTGGGCTTCACCAATGCGTTGATTGCAATGGGGGGCGGTGGCATCTACGACACGACCCTGCGCAAACGCTGGGAACAAAAGAAAATAGCGTCCATCGGCTACAGTTTTCACAGTGCCCCGGCCCCCGAACTGATTCTGACCCTGAAACCCGATGTGCTGTTTCTGTACACCTACGACCACGAGCGGCTCAAAGCCTACGAAAAACTCCGACAGCTGGGTACCGGGGCCGTTCCGGTGTTTGCCTGGCAGGAATCCTCGTTTCTGGGCAAGGCTGAATGGATTAAGTTAACCGCCTTGTTTTTCAATGCCGAACAAAAAGCCGATTCGCTCTTTACAACCATCGAACAGCGATGCCAGGAGTTGACAAAGACGTATGGGCAGCAACGCCCCCAGACAACCGTTTTCAGTTACTATCCCCGAAAAAGCCCCGGTATAGCGCACCGCAACGACTTTATCGCCAGTTATTTTCCTGCTGCCGGGGGGCTTAATCTACTGGCCGACGAGGGGCCTCACAACCCCGTCGAGATGACCCACGAGCAGGTTTATGCCCTGGCCAAAGATGCCGATGTCTGGATCGTTGGCGACACCAGCGATGTCAGCTGGCCCCCAACTACGTACCTGAATGGATTCAAAGCTTACCGAACCGGGCGGGTCTACACGTATCAGGGGCGGGTGCGTCCGGAGCACGATGCCTACGACTGGTACGAAACGGCCGATGTCCGTCCTGACCTGGTGCTGGCAGATTTAGCCGCCATCTTTTACCCCAAAGCCCTGCCCGACCACCGCCTGTTTTTTTTCAAAAAAGTCCTACTGACCAAAGGGGCAAAAACCACGAACTGA
- a CDS encoding ABC transporter ATP-binding protein, with amino-acid sequence MKNVFQLRDLTIGYQTTGRQPVLVAEKINLDLRAGEFVCLLGPNGAGKSTLLRTLAGMQKPLAGVAELDGTNVHELPPRALAKYLSVVLTEKVDGGLLTSYEIVSLGRYPYTNWSGQLTAHDHERIAWAIEQVGANGLAHRSLNELSDGERQRVMMARALAQEPQVMLLDEITAFLDLPRRVEVMQLLQKMAHETGRAVLVSTHDLDLALRSADRIWLLAKGGELVAGAPEDLVLDGSFERVFGNDGLLFDRQTGAFRLEKPLTRTVTLTGDGETYTWTKRALERSGFAVEPLATTRITIDYANGQPTWLLTEKSEPIRCDSIYHLMATLTQLH; translated from the coding sequence ATGAAAAACGTGTTTCAGCTTCGTGACTTAACCATTGGGTACCAAACCACCGGGCGTCAACCGGTTTTGGTCGCCGAGAAGATCAACCTCGATCTGCGGGCGGGTGAGTTCGTATGCCTGCTGGGCCCGAACGGAGCCGGAAAGTCGACCTTGTTACGTACCCTGGCCGGCATGCAGAAGCCCCTGGCGGGTGTGGCCGAACTGGACGGAACCAATGTCCACGAATTGCCGCCCCGCGCCCTGGCCAAATACCTCAGCGTTGTCTTGACCGAAAAAGTGGACGGGGGTCTATTAACTTCCTACGAAATCGTCAGTCTGGGTCGCTACCCGTATACGAACTGGTCGGGGCAACTGACAGCGCATGACCACGAGCGGATTGCCTGGGCCATTGAGCAGGTTGGCGCTAATGGGCTGGCCCATCGCAGCCTGAACGAGCTGAGCGACGGCGAACGTCAGCGGGTGATGATGGCCCGGGCGTTGGCGCAGGAACCTCAGGTGATGTTGCTGGATGAAATTACGGCGTTTCTGGACCTGCCCCGTCGGGTCGAAGTCATGCAACTGCTCCAAAAAATGGCCCACGAAACCGGCCGGGCTGTGCTGGTCTCCACCCATGATTTGGACCTGGCCCTACGCAGTGCCGACCGAATCTGGCTGCTGGCCAAAGGTGGTGAACTGGTGGCTGGGGCACCGGAAGACTTGGTCCTGGACGGCAGCTTTGAGCGGGTCTTCGGCAACGACGGGCTTCTGTTCGACAGGCAAACGGGTGCCTTCCGGCTGGAAAAACCACTGACCCGAACCGTCACGCTGACGGGCGATGGCGAAACCTATACCTGGACGAAGCGCGCGCTGGAACGCAGTGGTTTCGCCGTAGAGCCCCTGGCCACCACCCGGATTACGATTGATTATGCGAACGGTCAACCCACATGGCTGCTGACCGAAAAATCGGAGCCCATCCGTTGCGATTCGATCTATCACTTAATGGCTACGCTGACACAATTGCACTGA
- a CDS encoding Fur family transcriptional regulator codes for MTEAEQLLHKKGIRITTLRTAVLHFLMQARKAFTHADLERAFDKQLDRVSLYRCLLTLTEAGIVQKLIDSDGNCSYFFEVTSANSHPHFKCSQCETVTCLPGLPEDYLNTLRQYQIDTLHLLAEGLCGTCRQQADRQNQSITTSLS; via the coding sequence ATGACTGAGGCTGAACAACTGTTACACAAAAAAGGTATCCGCATCACGACCCTCCGAACGGCGGTGCTCCACTTCCTGATGCAAGCCAGGAAAGCATTTACCCATGCTGATCTGGAACGGGCCTTTGATAAGCAGTTGGACAGGGTAAGCCTATACCGCTGTTTGCTGACACTGACCGAGGCTGGTATCGTTCAGAAATTGATCGACTCAGATGGCAACTGCTCGTACTTTTTCGAAGTAACGTCGGCAAACAGCCATCCCCATTTCAAATGTTCGCAATGCGAAACGGTTACTTGTCTGCCTGGCCTACCCGAAGACTACCTGAATACCCTGCGTCAATACCAGATTGATACACTTCACCTGCTAGCCGAAGGGCTTTGTGGCACGTGCAGGCAACAGGCAGACCGACAGAATCAATCGATAACAACCTCATTATCATAA
- a CDS encoding FecCD family ABC transporter permease: MQSTASPLPTKAIPEPLIRPSTTPRRVLVFSLISLGVIGVFLLEISIGAVSIPVREIIAALTGTAADDSTGKIIMELRLPRALAALLGGAALGVAGMHLQTVFRNPLAEPWSLGLMAGSQLGVALVVTTASVVGSAFLEQLAFLSNLSIVAGSALGCILVLLLMVSVSRYVNTVTLLVFGLMLGFLSQGLVSIILHFTNQSQGKVFAGWNDGSFAGVFWEQLPYLALFVGLGLAVSIALVKPLNALLLGETYAHSLGLNLKTTRIAILSATVLLTAPVTSYCGPILFLGMIIPHLTRGLFGTSDHRVLLPGVIGVGALIAMSADLMVHLPWERHFLHLNAIAAVLGAPVVMWIILRNKRMRSL; this comes from the coding sequence ATGCAATCAACTGCTTCACCCTTGCCAACAAAAGCGATTCCCGAACCGCTCATTCGCCCGTCCACAACGCCCCGTCGTGTGCTGGTTTTTAGCCTGATTAGTCTCGGGGTCATCGGCGTTTTTTTGCTCGAAATCAGCATTGGTGCTGTGTCGATTCCGGTTCGCGAGATCATAGCCGCCTTAACGGGAACCGCAGCTGATGACAGCACCGGCAAAATCATCATGGAACTGCGGCTCCCCCGCGCACTGGCGGCCTTGCTGGGCGGGGCGGCCCTGGGCGTAGCCGGAATGCACCTGCAAACGGTCTTTCGCAATCCCCTGGCCGAACCCTGGTCGCTGGGACTCATGGCCGGTTCGCAATTGGGTGTGGCACTGGTCGTGACGACGGCTTCGGTCGTAGGGTCGGCCTTTCTGGAGCAGCTGGCCTTTCTGAGCAACCTGAGCATTGTGGCCGGGTCGGCCCTGGGCTGTATCCTCGTGTTGCTGCTGATGGTGTCGGTTAGCCGGTACGTCAATACCGTTACCCTGTTGGTGTTCGGGCTGATGCTGGGTTTTCTGTCGCAGGGACTGGTCAGCATCATTCTGCATTTTACCAACCAATCGCAGGGAAAGGTGTTTGCGGGCTGGAATGACGGAAGCTTCGCGGGGGTGTTCTGGGAGCAGCTACCCTACCTGGCCCTGTTCGTGGGGCTGGGCTTAGCCGTCAGCATTGCGCTGGTCAAACCGCTAAACGCGCTGCTGCTGGGGGAGACCTACGCGCATTCGCTGGGATTGAACCTCAAGACAACCCGCATCGCTATTTTGTCCGCTACCGTTCTGCTGACGGCCCCGGTTACGTCTTATTGCGGTCCCATTCTGTTTCTGGGTATGATTATCCCGCATCTGACGCGGGGCCTGTTCGGTACGTCCGATCACCGGGTACTATTGCCGGGGGTAATTGGCGTGGGCGCATTGATTGCCATGAGCGCCGATCTGATGGTACACCTGCCCTGGGAACGGCATTTTCTGCACCTCAACGCCATTGCCGCCGTACTGGGTGCCCCCGTAGTGATGTGGATTATTCTGCGTAACAAACGGATGCGTTCCCTCTAA
- a CDS encoding DUF3299 domain-containing protein → MKQITGSIVCWLLLSSLTVASGPPVIRWEQLRDVQFKKKWYPEESVVMLYPKFGPTVKALNGKAISITGYVIPIDLESGLYVVSEFPMAACFFCGAAGPESIMTLKFKRLPRKFRTDERRTFSGTLRLNADNIYELNYILDGAELQSDNS, encoded by the coding sequence ATGAAACAAATCACAGGTAGCATAGTGTGCTGGCTGCTTCTGAGTAGCCTGACGGTAGCTTCGGGACCGCCGGTTATTAGATGGGAACAACTGCGCGATGTACAGTTTAAGAAAAAATGGTATCCTGAAGAAAGTGTGGTCATGCTGTACCCTAAGTTCGGCCCTACAGTGAAAGCACTTAACGGGAAAGCTATCTCGATCACCGGTTATGTTATTCCCATCGACCTCGAAAGTGGGCTATACGTGGTGTCCGAGTTTCCTATGGCGGCCTGCTTTTTCTGCGGAGCTGCCGGGCCTGAGTCAATCATGACCCTGAAATTTAAGCGATTACCGCGCAAATTTCGTACCGACGAACGGCGTACCTTTTCGGGCACGCTTCGGCTGAATGCCGATAATATCTATGAGTTGAACTACATTCTGGACGGGGCCGAACTGCAATCCGACAACTCATGA
- a CDS encoding ligand-binding sensor domain-containing protein yields MIDDKSETFSFEAHRNGGSAQWLMSLKIERVMTKRVYVCALWMLVLGTSCKGQKTTQLPKDTINYNSKDPVTSYGPNSMVRNVKQGRNGTILIASWKGILRYDGKSFTNLTSKISSPSFWDVLEDRKGNLWLATRDSGVYYYNGKSFEHFTTREGLANNFVCKIYEDRAGIVWFGTGNGLSRYDGRSFRNFTTKEGLSNNSLTTIMEDKTGKLWFGTRGEPCFYDGKTFTVFRTKEGKAFTNVWSIIEDKKGAIWLGDNDGLWRYDGSSYTLVSKRGASAMIEDKKGNIWTTGSVHPPNGNVWALSRYDQASLYKEKPTVTEIMSIDGPGMLCGILEATDGSIWFGALEATSGVFRYDGKSITDFRRKEDQK; encoded by the coding sequence TTGATAGATGATAAAAGCGAAACTTTTAGCTTTGAGGCCCACCGCAATGGTGGCTCAGCGCAATGGTTGATGTCCTTAAAAATAGAACGAGTAATGACTAAACGCGTATACGTTTGTGCTCTATGGATGCTTGTTTTGGGCACGTCCTGTAAAGGACAAAAAACAACACAACTCCCGAAAGATACTATCAATTACAATAGCAAAGACCCAGTCACTTCCTACGGGCCAAACTCAATGGTTCGGAATGTAAAGCAGGGTAGAAACGGAACTATTTTGATTGCCTCATGGAAGGGTATTCTTCGATACGACGGAAAATCGTTCACCAATCTCACCAGTAAAATAAGTTCGCCCAGCTTCTGGGATGTGCTGGAAGATCGAAAAGGAAACCTCTGGTTAGCTACCCGGGATTCAGGTGTTTATTATTACAATGGGAAGTCTTTTGAACATTTTACAACCAGGGAAGGACTTGCCAATAATTTTGTTTGTAAAATTTATGAAGATAGAGCTGGCATCGTTTGGTTTGGCACAGGAAATGGCCTGAGTCGTTACGACGGGAGATCCTTTCGAAATTTTACCACTAAAGAAGGCCTTTCCAACAATAGTCTTACTACGATCATGGAAGACAAAACCGGGAAATTATGGTTTGGCACCAGAGGTGAGCCCTGTTTTTATGATGGAAAGACATTTACTGTTTTCAGAACTAAAGAGGGTAAAGCTTTTACCAACGTTTGGTCGATCATCGAAGATAAAAAAGGGGCTATTTGGTTGGGTGACAATGATGGACTTTGGCGCTATGACGGCAGTAGCTATACATTGGTATCGAAGCGAGGTGCTTCAGCCATGATCGAAGATAAAAAAGGGAACATCTGGACTACTGGTAGCGTACATCCTCCGAATGGAAATGTCTGGGCACTTTCACGGTACGATCAAGCATCGTTGTACAAAGAAAAGCCAACTGTAACAGAAATCATGTCAATAGATGGACCGGGAATGCTTTGTGGGATTCTGGAAGCTACCGATGGGAGTATTTGGTTTGGCGCTTTGGAGGCAACAAGTGGCGTGTTTCGGTATGATGGAAAAAGCATTACGGACTTTAGACGGAAAGAAGATCAGAAATAA
- a CDS encoding M14 family metallopeptidase, translated as MPKRLFLHALFALGINSAHAQTSNYPTHAQVGSRLTSLAAQHKGTASVSSIGKSRGDRDIWVLTVGKGDAAKKPAVLITAGIDGTHLAGTEIALQMAEKMLASSADSVKKLLDSKTFYFIPSVNPDAQAQYAAKPRYERHGNNTSYDEDRDGHLDEDPVEDLNNDGLITMVRVEDPTGTFVVSKDDPRVLVKADPAKGETGKYLYLTEGTDNDKDGVFNEDGPGGVAIDKNFTFDYPIFTTGAGDYAASELETQALLRFLYTHPGIFATLTFGPANNLSEAPRFDPAKVAKRILTGPLAKDATVMDQVSKLYNARTGLKDAPSMPQARGNFAQTAYFHAGRFSFTTPGWWVPRIETRGDSTRRTPPSGAPNAGGAPSTTPSAPARGGGGRPGGGATGSTPAPAAPATGDEDLRFLKWADREKLTGVYTNWTPVRHPDFPDQKVEVGGLVPFAKLNPPVSYLTEAADKHLIFLTGLSGQMPEVDLVNVKTESLGPGLSRVTATIMNKGLLPTYAEIGDRVRFVQKVKTEVKLSNGQTITSGRRLNLRAALGAGEKEEYSWLITGAGKVTIEAGCPTAGTKSVDVTIR; from the coding sequence ATGCCAAAACGCTTATTTCTCCATGCGCTCTTTGCGCTGGGCATCAACTCGGCCCATGCACAAACGAGTAATTACCCAACACATGCTCAAGTAGGGAGTCGCCTGACATCCCTGGCGGCTCAACACAAAGGTACTGCCAGTGTCAGCTCCATCGGTAAAAGCCGGGGTGATCGCGACATCTGGGTGCTGACAGTCGGCAAAGGTGATGCGGCCAAAAAACCAGCCGTACTCATCACCGCCGGTATCGACGGTACGCACCTGGCCGGTACGGAAATTGCCCTGCAAATGGCCGAGAAGATGCTGGCCAGCTCAGCCGACAGTGTAAAAAAACTGCTCGACAGCAAGACATTTTACTTTATTCCGAGCGTGAATCCCGACGCTCAGGCGCAGTATGCAGCCAAGCCACGCTACGAACGCCATGGCAACAACACGAGCTACGACGAAGACCGCGACGGCCATCTGGACGAAGACCCGGTTGAAGACCTCAACAACGACGGGTTAATTACGATGGTACGCGTCGAAGATCCGACCGGTACGTTTGTCGTCAGCAAGGATGATCCCCGGGTGCTGGTCAAAGCAGATCCCGCCAAAGGCGAAACGGGCAAATACCTCTACCTGACCGAAGGCACTGACAACGACAAAGACGGCGTGTTCAATGAAGACGGCCCCGGCGGAGTGGCCATCGATAAGAATTTTACGTTCGACTACCCGATTTTTACGACCGGCGCGGGCGATTACGCGGCCTCCGAACTCGAAACGCAGGCACTACTTCGGTTTCTGTACACCCATCCGGGCATTTTTGCTACGCTGACGTTTGGCCCGGCCAACAATCTGTCAGAGGCTCCCAGGTTTGACCCGGCTAAGGTGGCCAAACGGATTTTAACGGGTCCCTTAGCCAAAGATGCGACGGTTATGGATCAGGTATCCAAACTGTATAATGCCCGCACTGGCTTGAAAGATGCCCCGTCGATGCCGCAAGCCAGGGGAAATTTTGCTCAAACGGCTTATTTCCACGCGGGCCGGTTTAGTTTCACGACCCCCGGCTGGTGGGTTCCCCGTATCGAAACGCGGGGCGACAGTACCCGGCGTACCCCGCCATCTGGTGCCCCGAACGCAGGCGGAGCCCCTTCCACCACTCCGTCTGCCCCAGCCAGGGGCGGTGGCGGGCGTCCGGGAGGGGGGGCAACAGGTAGCACCCCGGCCCCGGCGGCTCCAGCTACGGGCGACGAAGACCTGCGGTTCCTGAAATGGGCCGACCGGGAAAAACTGACGGGTGTCTACACCAACTGGACTCCCGTTCGCCACCCCGATTTTCCGGATCAGAAAGTAGAAGTAGGTGGCCTTGTTCCGTTTGCCAAACTCAATCCACCGGTGTCTTACCTGACTGAGGCCGCCGATAAGCACCTGATCTTCCTGACGGGTCTGAGCGGGCAAATGCCGGAGGTCGATCTGGTCAATGTAAAAACGGAATCGCTCGGGCCAGGCTTGTCGCGGGTGACGGCCACCATAATGAACAAAGGGCTGCTGCCGACTTATGCCGAAATCGGAGATCGGGTACGTTTTGTGCAGAAAGTGAAAACGGAAGTAAAACTCAGCAACGGGCAGACCATCACCTCGGGTCGGCGACTCAACCTGCGGGCGGCCCTCGGAGCAGGTGAGAAAGAAGAGTACTCGTGGCTGATCACCGGTGCCGGTAAAGTCACTATCGAAGCGGGTTGCCCCACCGCAGGTACGAAATCAGTTGATGTCACAATTCGCTAA
- the bla gene encoding class A beta-lactamase, subclass A2, with translation MAQNLNSVRQQIQHIVAGKKATVGIALMSDDGKDTASIYGNRHFPLQSVFKFHIALAMLSQIDQGKFSLDQPIKIQKKDLLPKLYSPIRDKYPNGTTMNLSEMLAYTVSQSDNVGCDLLLKLLGGPEAVERYIKQSGTNDISIKVNEETQQANWDLQFKNWTTPRAAVNVLQTFYVNRNKRLSTQSHDFIWTVMKGTQTGQARLKGQLPKQTIVAHKTGSSGTNKAGITAAVNDIGIVFLPNGRYYFISVFVKDSRENEDTNEKLIADIGKATWDYFMKRLQ, from the coding sequence ATGGCGCAAAATCTGAATTCGGTACGACAACAAATTCAGCACATCGTTGCCGGAAAGAAAGCCACGGTGGGCATCGCCTTAATGAGCGACGATGGGAAAGATACGGCCTCCATCTACGGTAACCGGCATTTTCCGTTGCAGAGTGTGTTTAAATTTCATATTGCCCTGGCAATGTTGTCGCAAATCGATCAGGGCAAGTTTTCGTTGGATCAACCCATCAAAATTCAAAAGAAAGACCTCTTACCGAAGCTGTATAGTCCGATTCGGGACAAGTATCCGAATGGCACTACGATGAACCTATCCGAAATGCTGGCGTATACCGTATCGCAAAGCGATAACGTGGGGTGCGACTTGCTGCTCAAACTACTCGGAGGGCCGGAAGCGGTAGAGCGCTACATCAAACAAAGCGGCACGAACGATATATCCATAAAAGTAAACGAAGAAACGCAGCAGGCGAATTGGGACCTGCAATTTAAAAACTGGACAACACCCAGGGCCGCCGTCAATGTACTGCAAACCTTTTATGTGAACCGGAACAAACGGCTGTCAACCCAAAGTCACGACTTTATCTGGACGGTGATGAAAGGCACCCAAACGGGTCAGGCCAGACTAAAGGGGCAGCTACCCAAACAAACGATTGTGGCTCATAAAACGGGTTCTTCGGGAACGAACAAGGCAGGAATAACCGCAGCCGTTAACGACATTGGCATTGTGTTTTTGCCCAATGGCCGCTATTATTTCATCAGTGTCTTTGTAAAGGACTCCAGAGAGAATGAAGACACGAATGAGAAGCTAATTGCCGACATTGGGAAAGCCACCTGGGACTATTTCATGAAACGGCTTCAGTGA
- a CDS encoding M14 family metallopeptidase: protein MKYLSLFFLLACTALQTAFAQQTDPDLNGMRAIGTPANPKVPWTWNYYMDFAGYTKLAQELAKKHPDLVRVESMGKSSMGRDMWVITVSDFKTGKPEQKPAFWIDGNIHANELQGTQFSMYTVWYLAENFGKVDFITQLLKDKTFYISPSLNPDAHENFMHKANTTSSSRSGMIPLDDDGDGTADEDDVDDLDGDGNIVQMRRKSPTGRWKVDPSNPVRMIQAAPDEPGEYELLGNEGIDNDGDGRVNEDTPGSYDPNRDWGWNWQPDYVQNGAFYFPGTLAETQNVKKFFYSHPNIAGAQSYHNFGGMFLRPPGAEEDQMYVPQADIAVYDLIGKTGEKMIPGYKYYVLWKDLYTVYGGEIDFIGLNRGIFMFSNEINNSYRLFNKNSTADRFSNTEFEEFDKLLLLGDAYVKWKPIKHPQYGDIEIGGVKRNYVRNTPGFMLEEEGHRNMAFTLLHTFHTPKLEIMDIKSRELPGGYSEVTATVMNHRAIPTHSAQDLRFKIERPDYITLKNAQVVAGMIVENADLGLTREQKRNPQTIEVANIGGTVSGGGGNGFGGFGGGGNSVRVRWIVKGKADKYTVEVDSRKGGVVTKTM from the coding sequence ATGAAATACCTCTCTTTATTTTTTCTGCTCGCGTGCACGGCCCTGCAAACGGCTTTCGCCCAGCAAACCGATCCCGATCTGAACGGGATGCGGGCCATTGGTACGCCCGCCAACCCCAAAGTCCCCTGGACGTGGAATTACTACATGGACTTTGCCGGCTACACCAAACTGGCCCAGGAACTGGCCAAAAAGCACCCCGATCTGGTGCGGGTCGAAAGCATGGGCAAGTCGTCGATGGGGCGCGATATGTGGGTGATTACGGTGAGCGATTTCAAAACCGGTAAGCCCGAACAAAAACCGGCCTTCTGGATCGATGGCAACATTCACGCCAACGAGTTGCAGGGAACGCAGTTCAGCATGTATACCGTCTGGTACCTGGCCGAAAATTTTGGCAAAGTCGATTTTATTACCCAGCTGCTGAAAGACAAAACGTTCTACATTTCGCCGTCACTCAACCCCGATGCTCACGAAAATTTTATGCACAAAGCCAACACGACCAGTTCGTCGCGCTCGGGTATGATTCCCCTCGATGACGATGGCGACGGGACGGCCGATGAAGACGATGTGGACGACCTCGACGGCGATGGGAATATTGTGCAGATGCGCCGTAAATCGCCGACCGGTCGTTGGAAAGTGGACCCCAGCAACCCCGTGCGCATGATTCAGGCCGCTCCCGACGAACCGGGTGAGTATGAACTACTGGGCAACGAAGGCATCGATAACGACGGCGACGGGCGGGTGAATGAAGATACGCCCGGTTCCTATGACCCGAACCGCGACTGGGGCTGGAACTGGCAGCCCGATTACGTGCAGAATGGCGCTTTCTACTTCCCCGGTACGCTGGCCGAAACTCAGAACGTAAAGAAATTTTTCTATAGCCACCCCAACATTGCCGGTGCCCAAAGTTACCATAATTTTGGGGGGATGTTTTTGCGCCCACCGGGTGCCGAGGAAGACCAGATGTACGTGCCCCAGGCCGACATTGCTGTATATGACCTGATCGGCAAGACCGGCGAGAAAATGATTCCAGGATACAAATACTATGTGCTCTGGAAAGACCTGTACACGGTCTATGGGGGAGAGATCGACTTTATCGGGTTGAATCGGGGTATCTTTATGTTCTCCAACGAAATCAATAACTCATACCGCCTATTCAATAAAAACTCAACAGCCGACCGGTTTTCCAACACGGAATTTGAGGAATTCGATAAGTTGTTGCTCCTCGGCGATGCCTACGTAAAGTGGAAGCCCATCAAACACCCCCAGTACGGCGACATTGAGATCGGGGGCGTAAAGCGAAACTATGTGCGGAATACGCCGGGCTTCATGCTGGAGGAGGAAGGCCATCGCAACATGGCGTTTACCTTGCTCCACACGTTCCATACGCCCAAACTGGAGATCATGGACATCAAATCCCGCGAACTGCCGGGGGGATATTCGGAGGTAACTGCTACGGTGATGAACCACCGCGCCATCCCGACCCACTCGGCCCAGGATCTTCGGTTTAAGATCGAACGGCCCGATTATATTACCCTCAAAAATGCACAGGTGGTGGCGGGGATGATTGTCGAGAATGCCGATCTGGGCCTAACCCGCGAACAGAAACGAAACCCGCAGACCATTGAAGTAGCCAACATTGGCGGCACGGTGTCAGGGGGCGGAGGCAATGGCTTCGGCGGTTTTGGTGGCGGGGGTAACTCGGTCCGGGTCCGCTGGATTGTTAAGGGCAAAGCCGACAAATACACCGTCGAAGTGGATAGCCGCAAGGGCGGGGTTGTAACGAAAACGATGTAA